A single window of Desulfuromonas sp. TF DNA harbors:
- the selB gene encoding selenocysteine-specific translation elongation factor, with the protein MAASSKHHFIIGTAGHVDHGKTALIRALTGQETDRLKEEKERGISIELGFAPFRLPGGEIAGIVDVPGHERFIHNMLAGVGGMDLVLLVVDVMEGVMPQTREHLQILQLLDIRRGIVVLTKCDLADEEWIDLVEEEIREEVARTFLKDAPFCRVSALSGEGIPELVQTIRDLLKTTVPKDADGPLRLPIDRHFTVAGFGTVVTGTLLSGKVKVGDTVEVLPPGERVRVREVQVHGKKVEEALAGQRVALNLAGLERERLQRGSVVGTPGIFEQTGRLDARITLLAEAPRPLKFRDPVHFHLGTARRVGVVALLDRDQLEPGESAIVQIHLDRPLVAHRQDRFILRSYSPMTTIGGGVVIDPAPVKHRRFRAEVMRALAELESGEMSFLLQKLLDLGCVRAKELELLSGMGRERIAGHLEKLETEGKVIHLADQWATAETVRACRLRLAEETDRFHAANPLQPGIPHATLKSALPPALAPKAFDQLLDSAIEEGDLERQGEYLTRPGFAPTLSAAEQQIADRIESAYREEGTLAKNKQEMLDRLGLDAARAEPLFAYLIGTGRLVRLSDESFFHAETYRDALAKLNGHFANHETLALAEFRDLIGSARKQVQAFLEHCDALKYTLRKGDVRVAWKLPKNS; encoded by the coding sequence ATGGCCGCTTCCAGCAAACACCATTTCATCATCGGCACCGCCGGCCACGTCGATCACGGCAAGACCGCCCTGATCCGCGCCCTTACCGGCCAGGAGACCGACCGTCTCAAAGAGGAGAAGGAGCGCGGCATCTCCATCGAACTCGGATTTGCCCCCTTTCGCCTCCCGGGAGGTGAAATCGCCGGAATCGTGGACGTTCCCGGCCATGAAAGATTCATCCACAACATGCTCGCCGGGGTCGGAGGCATGGACCTCGTGCTGCTGGTGGTCGACGTCATGGAAGGCGTCATGCCCCAGACCCGTGAGCACCTGCAGATCCTTCAGCTGCTCGATATCCGGCGCGGCATCGTCGTTCTCACCAAATGCGACCTGGCGGATGAGGAATGGATCGACCTCGTAGAGGAGGAGATCCGGGAAGAGGTGGCCAGGACATTTCTCAAGGATGCGCCCTTCTGCAGGGTTTCCGCCCTCAGCGGCGAGGGCATTCCCGAACTGGTTCAGACCATCCGCGACCTGCTGAAAACGACCGTTCCCAAGGATGCCGACGGTCCCCTGCGACTCCCCATCGACCGCCACTTTACGGTGGCCGGCTTCGGCACGGTGGTTACCGGCACCCTCCTCTCGGGCAAAGTCAAGGTTGGCGATACGGTGGAGGTTCTCCCGCCGGGAGAGCGGGTGAGGGTGCGGGAAGTGCAGGTCCACGGGAAAAAAGTGGAGGAGGCCCTGGCCGGTCAGCGGGTGGCCCTCAATCTGGCCGGCCTAGAACGAGAACGCCTGCAGCGGGGCTCGGTCGTCGGAACGCCGGGGATTTTTGAGCAGACCGGACGCCTCGACGCCCGCATCACCCTCCTTGCCGAAGCTCCGCGGCCGCTCAAGTTCCGTGATCCGGTCCACTTTCACCTCGGAACCGCCCGCCGGGTCGGCGTGGTGGCCCTGCTCGACCGGGACCAGCTCGAGCCGGGGGAGAGCGCCATCGTCCAGATTCATCTCGACCGCCCGCTGGTCGCGCACCGACAGGACCGCTTCATCCTTCGCTCCTACTCGCCGATGACCACCATCGGCGGCGGGGTCGTCATCGATCCCGCTCCGGTCAAGCACCGCCGTTTTCGCGCCGAGGTCATGCGGGCGCTGGCCGAACTCGAATCGGGGGAGATGTCCTTTCTGCTGCAGAAACTTCTCGACCTGGGATGCGTCAGGGCGAAGGAACTGGAGCTTCTCTCCGGCATGGGTCGGGAGCGGATCGCCGGCCATCTGGAGAAGCTGGAGACCGAAGGCAAGGTCATCCATCTGGCCGATCAGTGGGCGACGGCCGAGACGGTGCGGGCCTGCCGGCTGCGGCTGGCAGAGGAAACCGACCGCTTCCACGCCGCCAATCCCCTACAGCCGGGCATTCCCCACGCTACCCTCAAGTCGGCCCTTCCGCCCGCCCTTGCCCCCAAGGCCTTCGATCAGCTTCTGGACTCCGCCATTGAGGAGGGGGACCTGGAGCGGCAAGGGGAATATCTCACCCGGCCCGGTTTTGCGCCGACCCTTTCCGCCGCCGAGCAGCAGATCGCCGACAGGATAGAGTCGGCTTACCGCGAAGAGGGCACGCTGGCCAAGAACAAACAGGAGATGCTCGATCGCCTGGGGCTGGATGCGGCGAGGGCCGAGCCGCTTTTCGCCTATCTTATCGGCACCGGCCGGCTGGTCCGCCTCAGTGACGAGAGCTTCTTCCACGCCGAAACCTATCGCGACGCTCTTGCCAAGCTCAACGGCCACTTCGCAAACCATGAAACCCTCGCCCTGGCCGAATTTCGCGACTTGATCGGCAGCGCCCGCAAACAGGTGCAGGCCTTCCTCGAGCACTGCGACGCCCTCAAGTACACCCTGCGCAAGGGGGATGTGAGAGTCGCGTGGAAACTGCCTAAAAACTCTTAA
- the selA gene encoding L-seryl-tRNA(Sec) selenium transferase, which yields MNDKNTLLRNLPSVDRLLNEPAMRDLADCIPQAMRAEAARQTVAALRSEFLAGTSPDLSAAVIAARAAALARAKAAPALRRVLNLTGTLLHTNLGRAPLAPAAIESIDAVSRGYSNLEFDLESGERGHRYSHVEELLRHLSGAEAATVVNNNAGAVLLALTALAKGKEAIVSRGEMIEIGGAFRVPEVMAAGGVILREVGTTNKTHLRDYVEAIGEETGLLLKVHTSNYRIVGFTASVSAAEMVELGRERGIPVMEDLGSGMLIDLSSFGLPREPTVAEAVAAGIDVVTFSGDKLLGGPQAGIIVGRRDAVEKIRRHPMARALRSDKLTLTALETTLRLYLDPRRALADIPVLRMLAVPEEELKKRCLRLRRSLRTACGERLQTSVVPENSTVGGGALPLTELPGYALALTAAGLSADALAARLRTGDPPVVGRIREDRLLLNPRTLSGEEEKDLIRAVSAALTSE from the coding sequence ATGAACGACAAAAATACTCTCCTTCGCAATCTCCCCTCCGTCGACCGCCTGCTCAACGAGCCGGCTATGCGCGACCTTGCGGATTGCATCCCTCAGGCCATGCGTGCGGAGGCCGCCCGGCAGACCGTTGCTGCATTGCGAAGCGAATTCCTGGCCGGAACGTCACCCGACCTGTCGGCTGCAGTCATCGCCGCCCGGGCCGCGGCACTGGCCAGAGCAAAGGCCGCACCGGCGCTGCGGCGCGTCCTTAACCTCACCGGCACCCTCCTTCACACAAATCTCGGCCGTGCGCCGCTGGCGCCTGCGGCCATCGAGTCCATCGATGCGGTCTCCCGCGGCTATTCTAATCTCGAATTTGATCTGGAGAGCGGCGAGAGGGGGCATCGATACTCCCATGTGGAAGAGTTGCTGCGGCACCTGTCCGGGGCGGAGGCGGCGACGGTGGTCAACAACAACGCCGGGGCGGTGCTGCTCGCCTTGACCGCACTGGCAAAAGGGAAAGAAGCGATCGTCTCCCGCGGCGAGATGATCGAGATCGGAGGCGCCTTCCGCGTCCCCGAGGTGATGGCCGCCGGAGGCGTGATCCTGCGTGAAGTTGGAACAACCAATAAGACTCATCTGCGCGATTACGTTGAGGCGATCGGAGAGGAGACCGGCTTGCTGCTCAAGGTTCATACCAGCAACTACCGCATCGTCGGATTCACCGCCTCGGTCAGCGCTGCGGAGATGGTCGAACTCGGCCGCGAGCGCGGGATCCCGGTGATGGAGGATCTCGGAAGCGGCATGCTGATCGACCTCTCCTCCTTCGGCCTGCCGCGCGAGCCGACGGTTGCCGAAGCGGTGGCGGCGGGTATCGATGTCGTCACATTCAGCGGCGACAAGCTGCTCGGCGGGCCACAGGCCGGAATAATCGTGGGAAGACGGGATGCGGTGGAGAAAATCCGAAGGCATCCCATGGCACGAGCGCTGCGCAGCGACAAGCTGACTCTGACCGCACTTGAGACGACGCTGCGTCTCTACCTCGACCCTCGGCGCGCACTGGCCGACATTCCCGTCCTGCGCATGCTGGCGGTCCCCGAGGAGGAGCTTAAAAAGCGCTGTCTACGATTGCGGCGCAGTCTCCGGACCGCCTGCGGCGAGCGGCTGCAGACGAGCGTCGTCCCCGAAAACTCGACGGTCGGTGGGGGGGCTCTGCCGTTGACGGAGCTTCCCGGCTACGCCCTGGCTCTAACCGCCGCAGGCCTCTCCGCCGATGCCCTGGCCGCACGCCTTCGCACCGGAGACCCGCCGGTGGTCGGCCGCATCCGCGAAGACCGCCTTCTGCTCAATCCGCGCACACTCTCCGGAGAAGAGGAGAAGGACCTGATTCGCGCCGTCTCCGCGGCCCTCACCTCAGAATAA
- a CDS encoding IclR family transcriptional regulator, with amino-acid sequence MTVRGKDSYSIQSVDNALDVLEALCDEGDEVRISRLSERLGMNKMSVFRHLATFENRGYVEKEEGSDRYRLGLSAYEIGQKFLSRMGLLRKARPVMNRMVRECDEAAYVAVRRGSDILFLDLIDTSQQVKIVSLVGRRYPVEIPAAGRVLLAYEPNAGEAEAEKADLAEPLAKIREQGFCLDRGAMGDGIASVAVPLFGPGAKLQGALCFVGPDFRLPQEKIENELLPRLLEAGHIISSKLGYFGDGMNREKY; translated from the coding sequence TTGACCGTCAGAGGTAAAGATTCCTACTCCATTCAGTCAGTGGATAACGCCCTGGATGTGCTTGAGGCTCTTTGCGACGAAGGGGACGAGGTCCGCATTTCACGCCTGAGTGAGCGGCTGGGTATGAACAAGATGAGCGTGTTCAGACATCTTGCGACATTCGAAAACAGGGGATACGTGGAAAAGGAGGAAGGCTCCGACAGGTATCGTCTGGGACTTTCCGCCTATGAGATAGGGCAGAAGTTCCTATCGCGCATGGGCCTGCTTCGCAAGGCGCGGCCGGTCATGAACAGGATGGTGCGGGAGTGCGACGAAGCGGCTTATGTCGCTGTGCGGCGCGGTTCGGACATTCTGTTCCTCGACCTTATCGACACCAGCCAGCAGGTCAAGATCGTTTCCCTGGTCGGCAGGAGATATCCTGTCGAGATTCCCGCCGCCGGCAGGGTGCTGCTCGCCTATGAGCCCAATGCCGGAGAGGCCGAAGCCGAAAAGGCGGACCTGGCGGAGCCCCTTGCAAAGATCAGAGAGCAGGGATTCTGCCTTGACCGGGGCGCCATGGGCGATGGAATAGCCAGCGTTGCCGTGCCCCTGTTCGGACCTGGTGCCAAACTCCAGGGAGCCCTGTGTTTTGTGGGCCCAGATTTTCGACTGCCGCAGGAAAAGATTGAAAACGAATTGCTTCCCCGTCTCCTGGAGGCAGGGCATATCATATCGTCCAAGCTCGGCTATTTTGGAGATGGCATGAATCGGGAGAAATATTAA
- a CDS encoding DUF4212 domain-containing protein yields the protein MVQHDGVAYWKATLALIRNVLIVWFIVSYGFGILLAPMLDKIHIGGYPLGFWFCQQGSMYIFVALIFIYAKMMGKIDEKFDVHED from the coding sequence ATGGTTCAACATGATGGTGTAGCTTATTGGAAGGCAACACTTGCGTTGATCAGGAACGTTCTGATCGTCTGGTTTATTGTTTCGTACGGGTTCGGTATTCTGCTGGCGCCGATGCTTGACAAGATCCATATAGGCGGATACCCGCTGGGATTCTGGTTCTGCCAACAGGGATCGATGTACATCTTCGTGGCGCTCATCTTCATCTATGCCAAGATGATGGGGAAGATCGACGAAAAATTTGACGTTCACGAAGATTAA
- a CDS encoding sodium:solute symporter family protein — translation MSLQATTYLIVGLTFALYIGIAVWARAGSTKEFYVAGGSVHPVMNGMATGADWMSAASFISMAGLISNMGYGGGLFLMGWTGGYVLLAMLLAPYLRKFGKFTVPQFFGTRYYSKSAAMVAVICLLIASTTYIIGQMTGVGVAFSRFLGVSNSTGIYIGMGIVFMYAVFGGMKGITYTQVAQYCVLILAYTVPAIFISLQLTGNPIPQLGLGSDMAGTSVSLLHKLDLIVTDLGFPQYTTSTRLSMLNMFVYTVSLMIGTAGLPHVIVRFFTVPKVKDARSSAGWALVFIAILYTTAPAVAAMAKMNLLKTINTTVMAEGNVFAPDAQIVYDQRPDWMKRWEVTGLLKFQDKNGDGRIQYYNDKSKNADFQAKATAAGWQGSELTVNADIIVLANPEIALLPNWVIALVAAGGLAAALSTAAGLLLAISSAISHDLLKDNFMPNLTEKGELMAGKIAMAGSIVVAGYLGLNPPGFAAGTVAIAFGLAASSIFPALMMGIFSKTMNKQGAMAGMLAGIGITMFYVFAHKGIFFIKGTEFVNAIGGENFFFGIEPNAFGTIGAIVNFAVAFAVKNMTPAVPHDIAEMVEQVRIPRGAKAVDGAH, via the coding sequence ATGAGTCTTCAAGCGACAACTTATCTGATCGTCGGACTTACCTTTGCGCTTTACATCGGCATCGCCGTGTGGGCACGCGCCGGCAGCACGAAGGAATTCTACGTGGCGGGCGGGTCGGTCCACCCGGTCATGAACGGAATGGCCACCGGCGCCGACTGGATGTCGGCGGCATCTTTCATCTCCATGGCCGGCCTGATCTCCAACATGGGTTACGGCGGCGGCCTCTTCCTTATGGGATGGACCGGCGGCTACGTTCTGCTCGCCATGCTGCTCGCCCCCTATCTGCGCAAGTTCGGAAAGTTCACCGTGCCCCAGTTCTTCGGCACCCGCTATTACTCTAAAAGCGCCGCCATGGTCGCGGTTATCTGCCTGCTGATCGCCTCGACCACCTACATCATCGGCCAGATGACCGGCGTCGGCGTCGCCTTCTCCCGCTTCCTCGGCGTCTCCAACTCTACCGGTATCTACATCGGCATGGGCATCGTCTTCATGTACGCGGTGTTCGGCGGCATGAAGGGGATCACTTACACCCAGGTTGCGCAGTACTGCGTACTGATCCTCGCCTACACGGTGCCTGCGATCTTCATCTCGCTGCAGCTGACCGGCAATCCGATCCCCCAGCTCGGCCTCGGCTCCGACATGGCCGGCACCAGCGTCAGCCTGCTGCATAAGCTCGACCTGATCGTTACGGATCTCGGGTTTCCGCAGTACACCACCAGCACCCGTCTGAGCATGCTGAACATGTTCGTGTACACCGTGTCGCTGATGATCGGCACCGCCGGCCTGCCGCACGTCATCGTCCGCTTCTTCACGGTCCCCAAGGTCAAGGACGCCCGTTCCTCGGCCGGCTGGGCGCTGGTCTTCATCGCCATCCTCTACACCACCGCTCCGGCCGTGGCCGCCATGGCGAAGATGAACCTGCTCAAAACCATCAATACGACGGTCATGGCCGAAGGCAACGTCTTCGCTCCGGATGCCCAGATTGTGTACGATCAGCGTCCCGACTGGATGAAGCGCTGGGAAGTCACCGGCCTGCTCAAGTTCCAGGACAAGAACGGCGACGGCCGCATCCAGTACTACAATGACAAGAGCAAGAATGCCGACTTCCAGGCCAAGGCCACCGCAGCCGGTTGGCAGGGCAGCGAGCTGACCGTTAATGCCGACATCATTGTTCTCGCCAATCCGGAGATCGCCCTCCTGCCCAACTGGGTTATCGCCCTGGTTGCCGCCGGTGGTCTTGCCGCCGCGCTCTCGACCGCGGCCGGTCTGCTCCTCGCCATCTCATCGGCGATTTCCCATGACCTGCTCAAAGATAATTTCATGCCCAACCTGACCGAGAAGGGCGAGCTGATGGCCGGTAAGATCGCCATGGCCGGCTCGATTGTCGTCGCCGGCTATCTCGGCCTCAATCCTCCGGGCTTCGCCGCCGGAACGGTGGCCATCGCCTTCGGATTGGCCGCCTCCTCGATCTTCCCGGCCCTGATGATGGGCATCTTCAGCAAGACCATGAACAAGCAGGGCGCCATGGCCGGCATGCTCGCCGGTATCGGCATCACCATGTTCTACGTCTTTGCCCACAAGGGGATCTTCTTCATCAAGGGGACTGAATTCGTCAATGCCATCGGCGGCGAAAACTTCTTCTTCGGAATCGAGCCGAACGCCTTCGGGACCATCGGCGCGATTGTCAACTTCGCCGTGGCCTTCGCGGTGAAGAACATGACCCCGGCGGTGCCCCATGATATCGCCGAAATGGTCGAGCAAGTCCGTATTCCCCGCGGAGCCAAAGCTGTTGACGGGGCCCATTGA
- a CDS encoding DUF294 nucleotidyltransferase-like domain-containing protein, protein MGLSRTLRDAEPFSQFPDDLFAEFEKAAVVKKYPPHIHIFNQHDPPTGYLYVIKEGMVEITAQAPGGVEMVVDYRQEGQFFGGTPIFTGEPYTGGARTVKATDCYLIPEDVLKRAETDYPQIRGYFTRIVLSRVKDLYADIVAEHSNKALTQVEAFPFQKRLSEIMSTPVEVCEPHVSAQQIARQMSEKGVSSLLVTDEFGSPIGIITERDIVAKVVASENVDRRSITAGDIMVPHPYAMSPDRYMYEAMSYMLAHKIKHLPIIDREEAVGIVTMRDVMRFRSQKAMLLVGNVKEALTIEDLVAVSAQTVKVAKTLLSETRSPFETMEILSYIHHSILRRCYEIVLDDMKRQGMTPPDIRFCLFIMGSGGRKEMLLGPDQDNGFIYENFPDSRSEEIDAFFIPFSEKLVHAFARVGYPLCNGEVMVNNPRWRGRLKDWQTRITDWIAVPEPKKVMYSTIFFDFMPLAGDASLCQSLRDFVHRKVPRNTLFLYHMLENDMKHKPPIGLLGRFVVEKGGEHKGQLSLKQAGSVFIVDCVRMFMLEQGIYATTTVERLDELVKLNVLNQETA, encoded by the coding sequence ATGGGTTTAAGCAGGACGTTAAGGGATGCCGAGCCGTTCAGTCAATTTCCCGACGACCTTTTTGCCGAATTCGAAAAGGCTGCAGTCGTTAAAAAATACCCGCCTCACATCCACATATTCAATCAGCACGACCCTCCCACCGGTTACCTCTACGTGATCAAGGAAGGGATGGTGGAAATCACGGCCCAAGCGCCCGGCGGCGTCGAAATGGTCGTCGATTACCGTCAGGAAGGGCAGTTCTTCGGAGGAACGCCGATCTTCACCGGGGAACCCTACACCGGCGGCGCCCGCACGGTAAAAGCAACCGATTGTTATCTTATCCCCGAAGACGTATTGAAGCGGGCAGAAACCGACTATCCGCAGATCCGCGGATACTTCACTCGAATTGTCCTCTCCCGAGTCAAAGATCTCTACGCCGACATTGTCGCCGAACACAGCAACAAAGCGCTGACACAGGTGGAGGCATTCCCTTTCCAGAAGCGTCTTTCCGAGATCATGTCGACGCCTGTCGAAGTTTGCGAGCCCCATGTCTCGGCGCAACAGATTGCGCGGCAGATGAGTGAGAAGGGCGTCAGTTCCCTGCTGGTGACGGATGAATTCGGTTCGCCGATCGGCATCATTACCGAAAGGGACATCGTCGCCAAGGTCGTGGCGTCCGAGAATGTGGACCGCCGATCAATCACCGCCGGGGACATCATGGTCCCGCATCCGTATGCGATGTCCCCCGACAGATATATGTACGAAGCGATGTCCTACATGCTCGCACATAAGATCAAGCATCTGCCGATCATCGACCGTGAAGAAGCCGTTGGCATCGTCACCATGCGGGACGTGATGCGGTTCCGCAGCCAGAAAGCGATGCTTCTGGTCGGAAACGTCAAGGAAGCGCTTACGATCGAGGATCTGGTGGCGGTGAGCGCCCAGACCGTCAAGGTTGCAAAAACATTGCTCAGTGAGACGCGTTCCCCCTTCGAAACCATGGAGATCCTCTCCTACATTCATCACAGCATTCTTCGTCGCTGCTATGAAATCGTTCTTGACGATATGAAACGGCAGGGGATGACTCCTCCGGATATCCGCTTCTGCCTTTTCATCATGGGCAGCGGCGGGCGCAAGGAAATGCTGCTTGGTCCGGACCAGGACAACGGCTTCATCTACGAAAACTTCCCCGACTCCCGAAGCGAAGAGATCGACGCATTCTTCATTCCATTTTCAGAAAAGCTCGTACATGCCTTTGCCCGGGTCGGATATCCCCTCTGCAATGGGGAGGTTATGGTGAACAACCCCCGCTGGCGGGGTCGGCTAAAGGATTGGCAGACGCGCATTACTGACTGGATCGCCGTTCCTGAACCCAAGAAGGTCATGTACTCCACCATTTTCTTCGACTTCATGCCCTTGGCGGGCGACGCCTCTCTCTGCCAGTCTCTGCGAGACTTCGTCCATCGGAAAGTTCCCAGAAATACCCTCTTTCTGTATCACATGCTGGAAAACGACATGAAACACAAGCCCCCGATCGGACTGCTCGGACGCTTCGTGGTGGAAAAGGGAGGGGAACACAAGGGACAGCTTTCTCTCAAGCAGGCCGGGAGCGTCTTCATCGTGGATTGCGTTCGCATGTTCATGCTGGAGCAGGGGATCTACGCCACCACGACGGTTGAGCGTCTGGACGAGCTCGTCAAGTTGAACGTTCTGAACCAGGAGACGGCCGA
- a CDS encoding putative nucleotidyltransferase substrate binding domain-containing protein codes for MDPHSLSKNEQDLLRESFRVAAKLQDSTKRHFGSGLL; via the coding sequence ATCGACCCCCATTCCCTCTCCAAAAACGAGCAGGATCTTCTCAGGGAATCCTTCCGTGTAGCCGCCAAGCTTCAGGATTCAACAAAGAGGCATTTCGGCTCGGGACTTCTGTAG
- the yedF gene encoding sulfurtransferase-like selenium metabolism protein YedF, translated as MNTLDCRAHRCPHPVVETRKLLLAEPDAELTVLVGDETARENVSRLAAGKGYKVRVEDTEGGFALVLIPSEQPVETTGPAVQGKTVAFISSDAMGNGSDELGRLLMKNFLFTLTELETAPDVLLFVNAGVKLTCEGSEALEALEKLACMGSDIASCGLCLDYFHLKDKLAAGRTTNMLDIAETLQKAGRTIRP; from the coding sequence ATGAATACCCTCGATTGCCGCGCCCACAGGTGCCCCCATCCCGTCGTTGAAACCCGCAAGCTCCTGCTGGCCGAGCCGGACGCCGAATTGACCGTCCTGGTCGGAGACGAGACGGCCCGGGAGAACGTATCCCGGCTGGCCGCCGGCAAGGGCTACAAGGTCCGGGTGGAGGACACCGAAGGCGGATTCGCCCTGGTGCTTATCCCCAGTGAGCAGCCTGTCGAAACGACGGGCCCGGCCGTGCAGGGGAAAACGGTGGCGTTCATTTCTTCCGACGCCATGGGAAACGGCAGCGACGAACTCGGTCGCCTGCTCATGAAAAACTTCCTGTTCACCCTGACCGAGCTGGAGACGGCGCCCGACGTGCTTCTTTTCGTCAACGCCGGGGTGAAGCTGACGTGCGAAGGCTCCGAGGCGTTGGAAGCCCTCGAAAAGCTCGCCTGCATGGGGTCGGACATCGCTTCCTGCGGATTGTGCCTCGATTATTTTCACCTGAAGGATAAGCTGGCGGCGGGAAGAACGACCAACATGCTCGACATCGCCGAGACGCTGCAGAAGGCCGGGCGGACCATCCGGCCCTGA
- a CDS encoding tol-pal system YbgF family protein: MRKLLVLLCLSLALAGCSDRAEELYETAGFEEQQFNREHAGKLYREIIEKYPDSPYADRAKERLAELEGKGG; the protein is encoded by the coding sequence ATGCGGAAATTACTGGTGCTCCTTTGCCTCTCCCTCGCCCTGGCAGGCTGCAGCGACCGGGCGGAGGAACTGTACGAGACCGCCGGTTTCGAGGAACAGCAGTTCAACCGGGAACATGCCGGAAAGCTCTATCGGGAAATCATCGAGAAATACCCCGATTCGCCCTACGCTGACCGGGCGAAGGAGCGCCTGGCGGAGCTGGAAGGGAAGGGCGGCTAG
- the rlmD gene encoding 23S rRNA (uracil(1939)-C(5))-methyltransferase RlmD: protein MAKGPEKPRKASKRPFPPTVEAEIERLNDDGIGVAHHQGKELLVAGALKGEKVAVTLEHEGQRRAIGRLRKVLAASPQRVASPCKQAASCQGCSLIAMNYRAQIYFKKDKVRHALDRYDSLKKVPAHPVWEAPNPFGYRTNAKLVMDKERGRVKIGLYRRGTHDVVDIGDCPLHHPLINRIVAVVKEEMERQDIYVYNPLTRRGLMRYLLVKVSPSLNKAMVTFVTAERNFREVTHLAKWLKKKVPEVVSVQQNVNASEGNVILGRDTSLVLGAPDLIDQVGEIRLRISPTSFFQVNNEQAARIYALARQWAALSAGDWAVDLYCGIGGIALHLARDGGRVIGIEVVEEAVHNARENARLNNSRGCTFVAGDAAELVHDLAMEVPPGSVAVVNPPRSGCDREVLESLTELRPRTLLYVSCNPETLARDLDILAALGYRTEEVQPVDMFPQTPHVESVARLVPAPREKTKGRSVKKV, encoded by the coding sequence ATGGCAAAAGGACCTGAAAAACCGCGCAAAGCATCAAAACGCCCATTCCCTCCGACCGTCGAGGCCGAGATCGAACGGCTCAACGACGACGGCATAGGCGTCGCCCATCACCAGGGGAAAGAACTGCTGGTGGCCGGCGCTCTCAAGGGGGAGAAAGTCGCGGTCACCCTTGAGCACGAAGGGCAGCGCCGGGCGATCGGCCGGCTTCGCAAGGTCCTGGCGGCCAGCCCCCAGCGCGTCGCCTCTCCCTGCAAACAGGCCGCAAGCTGCCAGGGATGCTCGCTGATCGCCATGAACTATCGGGCCCAGATTTACTTCAAGAAGGACAAGGTCCGCCACGCCCTCGACCGCTACGATTCCCTGAAGAAGGTCCCGGCCCATCCGGTCTGGGAAGCTCCCAACCCCTTCGGCTACCGCACCAACGCCAAGCTGGTCATGGACAAGGAGCGGGGGCGGGTGAAGATCGGCCTGTACCGGCGCGGGACCCACGACGTCGTCGACATCGGCGACTGCCCTCTTCATCACCCGCTGATCAACCGCATCGTGGCCGTGGTGAAGGAGGAGATGGAGCGCCAGGACATCTATGTCTACAACCCGCTGACCCGCCGGGGTCTGATGCGCTACCTGCTGGTCAAGGTCAGCCCTTCTCTGAACAAGGCCATGGTGACTTTCGTCACCGCCGAGCGAAACTTCCGCGAGGTCACCCATCTGGCGAAGTGGCTGAAAAAGAAGGTCCCCGAGGTGGTATCGGTTCAGCAGAACGTCAACGCCTCGGAGGGGAACGTCATCCTCGGCCGGGACACCTCGCTGGTCCTCGGCGCCCCCGACCTGATCGATCAGGTGGGGGAAATCCGCCTGCGCATCTCCCCCACCTCCTTCTTCCAAGTGAACAACGAACAGGCCGCCCGCATCTACGCCCTGGCGCGGCAGTGGGCCGCTCTCTCCGCCGGGGATTGGGCCGTCGATCTCTACTGCGGCATCGGCGGCATCGCCCTGCATCTGGCCCGGGACGGGGGCCGCGTCATCGGCATCGAGGTGGTGGAGGAGGCAGTGCACAATGCCCGGGAAAACGCCCGACTGAATAACAGCAGAGGATGCACCTTTGTGGCCGGGGACGCCGCCGAACTGGTCCACGATCTGGCCATGGAAGTTCCGCCGGGAAGCGTGGCGGTCGTCAATCCTCCCCGCAGCGGGTGCGATCGCGAGGTGCTGGAGTCCCTGACGGAGCTTAGGCCGCGCACCCTCCTCTACGTCTCCTGCAACCCGGAAACCCTGGCCCGGGATCTGGACATCCTCGCCGCCCTCGGTTACCGCACCGAAGAGGTCCAGCCGGTCGACATGTTCCCCCAGACGCCCCACGTGGAATCAGTGGCCCGCCTCGTGCCGGCTCCCCGCGAAAAGACGAAGGGGAGGAGCGTGAAGAAGGTCTAG